One window of Quercus robur chromosome 5, dhQueRobu3.1, whole genome shotgun sequence genomic DNA carries:
- the LOC126727935 gene encoding uncharacterized protein LOC126727935, with protein MAEYGGGATRTMANVVFLGTNWDNFEADDSHVDIDMKPSSIPSDLKANPSEPDQLFQNWHKSGQCPEATIPIRRPQGNQRPRDLYHFKQRRARLNHSLDSASDGDDLSAHEYATAYLGGNFHGAHATINVWQPTVSNNGEMSIGQIWVVAGPDEKVNTMEAGWRVDYDQKSKLFVYWTSDGYQSTGCHNLECPGFVQTNKQVALGSPIGGVSSYNSKQTNIGITIYKNNENWWLKVNDQPVGYWPSSLFTYLANSATELTWGGEIYNNKIGGVHTKTQMGSGHFPSEGYGKASYFRNIQSVDSNGIFRDVEAGELATDATKPSCYNINLQSDKSGGSGTNFYFGGPGYSDKCPK; from the exons ATGAAACCTAGTTCAATTCCAAGTGATCTAAAAGCGAATCCCTCAGAACCTGATCAGCTGTTTCAAAATTGGCATAAAAGTGGACAATGCCCTGAGGCAACAATCCCCATTAGACGACCACAAGGAAATCAACGCCCTCGTGATCTCTATCATTTCAAACAACGTCGAGCACGGCTTAATCATAGCTTGGACAGCGCTTCTGATGGTGATGACCTAAGTGCTCATGAG TATGCCACAGCTTATCTTGGTGGCAACTTTCATGGAGCACATGCAACAATTAACGTATGGCAACCTACTGTATCTAATAATGGAGAAATGAGTATTGGTCAAATATGGGTTGTAGCTGGTCCAGACGAAAAAGTAAACACTATGGAAGCTGGATGGAGA GTCGATTATGACCAAAAATCAAAGCTCTTCGTATATTGGACT AGTGATGGCTACCAAAGCACGGGTTGCCACAATCTTGAATGCCCTGGTTTTGTTCAAACAAACAAGCAAGTTGCCCTTGGATCTCCTATAGGAGGTGTTTCCAGCTACAACTCGAAGCAAACCAACATAGGGATAACCATATACAAG AACAATGAAAATTGGTGGCTCAAAGTGAATGATCAGCCGGTAGGATACTGGCCTTCATCCCTCTTCACATATTTGGCGAACAGTGCAACCGAACTTACTTGGGGTGGAGAGatttacaacaacaaaatagGGGGCGTCCACACAAAAACTCAAATGGGAAGTGGCCATTTTCCAAGTGAAGGCTATGGAAAAGCAAGCTATTTTCGAAATATTCAATCCGTGGATTCAAACGGCATTTTTAGAGATGTTGAGGCTGGGGAGCTGGCAACAGATGCAACGAAACCTTCCTgctataatataaatttacaaagcGATAAGAGTGGAGGCAGTGGAACCAATTTTTATTTCGGGGGTCCTGGCTATTCAGATAAATGTCCAAAGTAG